One genomic region from Nymphaea colorata isolate Beijing-Zhang1983 chromosome 10, ASM883128v2, whole genome shotgun sequence encodes:
- the LOC116261734 gene encoding BRI1 kinase inhibitor 1-like, with protein sequence MEVLKGKENEQEEEKRRPTFPAKESNSPFSSPTHDFEFSITLPLDSYRKPSPTTQPSYEIDLCPADDLFFQGHLLPLHHHHHHHHDHDDRNHQGNEPAEDQEKRISVEEKPRSSSNQNASSTKSKPRSFSFITLKKGSKLGLKAAKEVIEKYVKLVKPFFTWGADSKSEEQKKASSGRQRWNCRDHSARSFTKRRPSRSSGPCSSAIRSPVNSGVLCSVPPPQKSESTMEDLQNAIQAAIAHCKNSNAAPKQVHQP encoded by the coding sequence ATGGAAGTGCTCAAAGGCAAGGAAAATgagcaagaagaagagaaaaggcgGCCAACTTTTCCGGCTAAGGAATCTAATTCGCCATTTTCATCTCCAACGCACGATTTTGAATTCAGCATCACTCTGCCTCTTGATAGTTATAGGAAGCCATCACCGACAACGCAACCTTCTTATGAAATCGATCTCTGCCCGGCTGATGACCTCTTCTTCCAGGGccacctcctccccctccaccaccaccaccaccaccaccatgatCACGACGACCGTAATCATCAGGGAAACGAGCCGGCCGAGGATCAGGAGAAGAGAATCAGCGTGGAGGAGAAGCCACGGAGCTCCAGCAACCAGAATGCGTCGAGTACCAAGAGCAAGCCCAGGTCCTTCTCTTTCATCACTCTAAAGAAAGGGTCCAAGCTGGGACTTAAGGCTGCCAAGGAGGTGATAGAGAAGTATGTGAAGCTGGTGAAGCCTTTCTTTACATGGGGAGCTGACAGCAAGAGTGAGGAGCAGAAGAAAGCCTCGTCAGGGAGGCAGAGGTGGAATTGCAGAGACCATTCTGCTCGTTCTTTTACGAAACGAAGACCGTCGAGGTCGTCTGGTCCTTGCTCCTCTGCCATCAGATCGCCCGTGAACAGCGGCGTCCTCTGCTCCGTACCTCCACCGCAGAAGAGTGAGAGCACGATGGAGGACCTTCAGAATGCCATACAGGCGGCCATCGCCCACTGCAAGAACTCCAACGCTGCACCAAAACAGGTTCATCAACCTTGA